The sequence aaaactgtacGCGCACGTgcaaacacacacacgcacgcacacacacgcacgcacgcacgcacgcacgcacgcacgcacgcacacacacacacacacacacacacacacgtatatgCGAGCatgtaaatgaaaaaaaatatataaagtgatttttatgtttgttaTACAGATTAAGGCATGCTTTAATGACGTGGGGTGATAAATTCACGCCAAAAGAAGTAAACGACGCATTCGATCAGATGTACATCGATGATAAAGGTTTCATCGATACTCCAAGTTTAATTGCCATGTTAACTGGTACAGgtgaagaagaggaggaataAGAccaattcaaattatataatcaagaaaaaaatgttcctCGTGGTTGAAACTTCGTCATAATATCAGATAATATCAGATTCACACAAAATTTGCCTTAAgacagaaattttatatttaatcctCCACCTTTCTtgccttctctctctctctttctctctctctctctctctctctctctctctttctctctctctccccttctcTTCATACTTTTCTACTAGTTGACAAAGATGTAACGAGAATGAAATTACTATATCATTCAATCTAAACAACTTTAGACTAAATAAGAGAATGAACATCGTCTCATTTGCTTTCTgctcatttttaaaaatattttttcatctttctctgtttttttttgctattttttgttcttttctctctccatatttctctctctctctctctctctctctctctctctctctctctctctctctctcctatatttattttttttttctataaagcTTTTTCTCCCGTTCCTTATTGAAAtgaatatttctctttatcttttgtcgctttctttctcttttaatttttccatctaatattttgttttctctctctctctctctctctctctccctctccctccccctctctacCTGTCTTTATCTTCTTgctagaaatattattgattccAGAGAAAACAGCGAatctaaaaaaacaataaattccaATAGAATTCATCCAGGTATACGAATTAATATTCAGAAACGTGAAATGATTAATAATCTTAAGATTGAACATCAAATGTTCAATTCTTTTgaacagaaaatatatttgaactgtttaaattcattttagataaaaaagttcaaaattattataattcaaatttgaaaaattagaaGTATTACGCACAATAAGTGAAATAAGGAAAATCAAATAAAGAATAacgaataatatattgaaagaaaacacataaaatgttctttattcaacatatttaacttattccttattttttgttccttATCCTTATTCTTTGatttctgttttttaattctccaTTTATTGTGCATAGctctttaatgtaaaaaaaaaaactcatagAAATTTGCTCCTTTGTTCCTAATGCAGATTGCATTTTCAATCTGTTTTACTGTATGAACTATATAAGCTATTgacataaaaaatcaatatgtaGACCAAAAGCTTAAGTTCGAACTGTCCAACTGtctaaatattcaaattaatgctctttttttatttcgaactATTTGAACAGATCAAACATACAATGTGTTCGAATATTTTGTCTAAACCCTAATACAAACTATGTCGATAAAAAAAGCTTTATCCTGCCTTTTTctcatttacatataataaaaatattaattcctTATAGTAttctatttcaataaaaattctgtaaattttgtcaatagcTTTGAATCATTATTCTGTCGTTAGAATCGATTTAACCTTTCGAATTGCAAGTGATTAgacagatattatatattttttgctatcTCTAAAAATCTGGATATACGGCAATTTGAgtcaatcaacaaaaaaaccttatcatacataaaaatgctGCCttcatttttatagatataccTCAGATTAcgttctataaaatataatgtaaaatatgatatGAAATACACACCTTTTcatgtattattaatgtaacataatacataataaagaaatcattgacaataagaatattatttatataatttaaaatattcaattttaaattatataatttaaaatatttaattttaaattatataagaactttctaaataaagaacatttattttttattttgcacaaaatatgcataatttcttatacttgcatttttaaataagtatttgaaGTATATAAACATTCGTCGATCATATCACACACGTCGATCATCTTATGGTTCAcccaaaattatttgaaaatccaATGcgttttgtgcatttttattaatattaagcgCCCACAAACTACATTCCACAGTTATTAATCTAAACGctgaaaacatttaattggaTTAAAATATCCAGCTAACAAATGCATGTtaaaatgatgtcaaaatttGGTTAGAAAATGACCAAAAATGACCattgtaataatgttaaaataacggaaaaataattactcagatagccaaatatcttaatattgcTATCATGTTACCAACAATCCTTGTGGCTCATTTAGATTAACTTAGGAACAAAAAGCATCTTGAAAGAGTATTATGAGACAGCATTATATCTGTTAAATTGAACTCATACAAATTCTatctttaacaataataaattaatagtaacGTGACAGCATCAATTTGTTATCAATCATTGTTGTCATGTTGTTGTTATATcgcaaacaatataatatatgtactaATATTGCTAATggttttttaagttattaattgATTGCACGTGTAAATAGTCAAGTTACTGAATTCGTAATGTTTTGTTTCTATGTCAACaaatgtataacaaatatacatgtaatacgTTTACTCGAAATGTCACATCGCGTTTGGTTACCTGGGTAATATCACAGATCAATAATGATATTTCAAAACGTtaaaataacgtaattttataattttttattttttagtaaatttatttcatgacTTTTCAATAACGTACTcttgtaaaaaagttttcatgtataataatatacaggatgtttcaaaattttggaTGTAGAATACACGATATGATTCTTAGCACTAATGTCTGCAAATAAAtcgaattttgtttttttttttcaaacatttcgATGACTTCAAACAAAATCTGATCGGATTTTTGTCCGATCTAAGGCTGACATCCataatcgatttttatttcaggaccgtctcaagtaatgtcttaagatgttaATGTCGCTCTGTGATTAGTCGATGACAGTactaagatgatcttaaatgtAAGATTCGACTATAAATACCAGTCTAAATGTTTGTAAATATccgtttgttattttttaaaagattaatttaatcggACAATGTTTTCTCAatgttaattgtattaatttatgatttatcattttaatgtaaaataacttaataaaattgtacacatacattttctgatgcaaaaagttataaacttttgattatatttttctcatcatgaaaacttttatatgtTCACAAAGTTCTTCTGCCAAAACTGAAACatcccttataaaaatgtaatactaggCAATATTAATCCTAGAACGTTATACCGGGATAGTTTTGCAAAACCtaacaaatttgattttaactCTTAATTTACCAAATTAAGGGATCGACACCGACCACAATTCAATTCAAAGTCTTAAGAATTGAGAGAGACGCTAGCTGGCGTTGGAACGTTATTAGCCTTTGAGCAGtacaaacataaaataaaatggaacGTTTACAGTATACTCCAATCTGATATTTGTGTATACATTTCGTTCGGATACCGGAAGGTTTAAGCataatgcataaattttttcagattttttgaatgatatttactatatttttaaagcgtAAGGTCAATTATACCCCCCCCCTTTTCAGTTAAACGATGTAAAAAAAGCGTTTCAGGAATTAGATTAATATCTcggttattatttaatttttttacttttaatttaatttattgtgcaTCAGTAAATTGCAAgtaaaagtatgtatatatatatatatatatatatatatatgtatatacatatatatacatataaaggatgtttatatatatatatatatatatatatatatatatatttgtaaaacataTATAGATGTAGAgcacttttatatatatacagagtgtttCGCATAAGATATGAAatactttacagaaacacagACGGGATCAAGGTAAACATGAAAGTCCactatagtttttggatatctccaatgatagccgagatattaatttttcaaattgtacgaatgagagcgcgctaAGGAAAATGCTGAGCCGCTCGAGCTACAGCACGGCCCACTgtgtcaagcattggctgccaaGGCCATGGATTTGAAGCAGACATTTATCATAATATGGATTTTATTGGAAATCTACCTAGGAAGTAGATCCTTTGAGCTATAAAGCGTGtctaataaacatataatagatGTCATGTTTTATAGCTCAAagcgagaaaaaaagaaaaagagagattataataatttacatgaaatatttttaaaacgcaGGGCGACTAGCGGTGCTAAATAATCTGGCTGTCCTACAAACggaaaatattgcacggaaAAACCAGGACTCGggaaatattcaatttctcCAATGTGCTCTTTATCGACGTTATTCACTCCATCACACCATAACCAGATTTgaaactgtttaattattataaaacaaaattattgtacatatatacatatatattatatatctacatGGTAATTCATTTTAAACAATGCGGGCAattttctcgtaaactaagcaaaatatcaaaaaataatttagacaaAAGTTGTATGGTTTTAAGAGAGCCGTAAGATGGTACTATTGGTTTGACCTTAGATGGTCATTTACAAATCACGTAAAAGTCACCTCTAATTTCTTAAATGGAACCtactatttttcattaaataatcttGTAGCTTATCTCGAAAGCTTTCCAAAAcaatatagttaaattatttttcattaagtatTATTTGAGTTACAAGACTCCGTATCTTGCCTTAACTAGTTGGATCctctaaaataaaactatcgaaaaataaatattttataagatatatttcatGTCAAAATAGTGCAACTTTGAAGCCTTAtaatatcgaaaaatatttaataaaatataacttcttAATTATAGTGTTTTGGAAAACTCTCGAGATAAGCtcacgtaataaaataaaaacacgtaataaaaaatagaaggttatatttaagaaattgaagGTGATCTTCACTTGACCTGCAAATAATTATCCAAGATCAAACCAATAGGTACTATTGGCCGctttaaaatcataaaacttttgtctgaaacatttCTCGTTAACTTAGAAGTCGATTGAAAAGGACGTTAACTCGGAAGCCAGTTGGAAAAGGTGTTAACTAGAAAGCCGGTTGAAAAAGGCATTAATTTGCGCGCTCAAATTTTTCGCTTTATTTTAAGTTGGCAGCGCTGCCGAAATAATTTTGGTGCTCTATCTATATgtgcatattaatttttcgtttCAATATGttgaagttttaaattaagcatcaaaattatttcggcAGTCAACTTAAATTGAAGCGAAAAATTTAAGCGCAcgagttaatttaaaagtaataaaactttttctatCGGCTTCCCAGTTAACGCTTTTTCAATCGGCTTCCCAGTTAACGCCCTTTTATTCGGAAGCGACGATatgaactaaaaatatttaattcacaGAAAAATTGTTACTTAACACCAAGATTTACTGCAAACTGAATAAGCAATCTTATCTTTAGCTTTAAGTTTTTAACATAACTAagcattaaattaacataatataacttaatatgagttaaattgatatttaacacttctatcgttaaaataataatttataaaaaataaaccaaaatAATGTAGATTGGAAACAATTCTAAGacagattaataaaatgtatacgtgttaatatattataaatattattgcttcacaatttctaaattagatcagttatatttttttgtgttaattttttctatataatatttatatcacttcctaacatatttatcttgtattaaattaaaaatttggatAAACCATTTAAGACATGCAAGTTGTGTTAAGTTTGAATTTTTACTGTGCATATCAaattacatgataaatttgaatcaaaccttgtttgaaaattgtataatctttTGCAAAGCATGTGGCATGTTTTCTGGTAAATGAGATGATTTATTATAAGGAATTGGTACCCAGTTAAATCtctgcaatataaataattaatacaaataaataaaaaagaataagttaataaatatgctattttatataaaaaatgttaatttaatgctATTCAAAACAATatcttaacaaaaataattaagataattatttactttattaaatttgatgagGACACACGGCTGCAATGGATCTGTGTATCCATATGGAGGCTGTCCACAAACGCCAAGGGTTTCAATATCAAAAAAACATGTTCTTGTACTAGATCCAATTGATATCCCATCATTGCATTCcgtaaaagtattatatttctctttacttttattatattctaaaataaaaacatttgttattaaatcattttccttatttttattaaaatatttactataagAACTtccattgaaaattttatttttgaaaaacaattacAGTCTGTTAACcaattttatcactttttgtgaataaaaaatattgtatatatattgtcacTTTTCCTTGCAGAAAAGCCGCGATCAAAAACAGACTAAGACCGGAAGGGCCAAAAAGGGCTCAAATGCCTATTATTCCGCGCGAGCAAAGTCTGGGCGCCAGACGTGCTCGACAGCATGTCGATCCGCGAAAATCACGAAAGCGGTCTCAATTCCCACGCGAAGGCCGGCTAGCTCGTCCTAATGGCAGAGGGACAGGGTCGCCGACAAGAGCGCGCAGACTACCAATATCGCGGAACACAACAGGAACGAAATAACTTGCACGACatgttagtaataaataataagaatttatttaaagaatgagaaaaagtAGAATAACTGAGTTTGAGTTCGTTTTTTACGGATACACCTTGTCGCGATTTTGCTGTAAAGATTTGCTGAAAACTTTGCGCAAAGattgcgtcattttgctagctgggcTCAAtccaatattatatgtaaatggtacaatcgtacttggttctctgttctcggGGAGCCTCTTTTATTCACCCAGTCGgtgaatctttttcacgagaaatacGCCATCTCGGGGTAGATAGTGAAATCACCCAGAAATGAAGTTGTTCTTGTTAAAACTCAataatgcaaccctgttatacacagaaaaaaagcaagTGTCAAATTAACtcttatatattcatataaacgcattcattgtttcatatatacgcAACAATACataatcttcttagaagaatttgaaaatcttgaatttcaataatattatagccttatttcaatactataattcttatttcaaaaatataatattattttgataattttattctgaaaaaattataatcttcgatttgAACATACAGTATTTTCTATTCAACATGTTTtcatttccattaaaaaaaattattcttaaataacaagaatataaatttgattaaaccacataaaatcttaaaataaatctttatttaagtaaatttttttgatctatacgcaatataatcttatttcaagattttcattttgaaactaaaggtattgtcaaaataacaatatcctttttttctgtgtatgcaTAAAagatgcgtcatactatttgtgataagccttgccagcaaaagctaagttgtttgcggacacaccttgtcgcaattttgatGCAAAAGTGTACTCGGCAAGTTTTactttgttcttgctactaatttgctgTTATTCCgtgtttaaaaagatttttttctgtttctgccataaatttattgccaTATCGTATGGCAAGGTTTACTCTgttatttgtgtaaattttgcattttattatgcCGAAGAAAACCTTGTAATTTCtctatgtaatatttatatataagtctTCCTCTGTTATTTACAGtatcgtgtgatgaaaacttttgtcgTAAAattgctcgaaacttttagaagacaaagcaaaaaacaattacttatcataaaattgttgtcaaaattgaaacaatccttgctaTAAAGCTTTCACTGTATGTGATTTTAGTAAGCTGGCTAGCTGGggattaatatttcatttttgtcaattttaatttcgacaagatttgtcctgttcttgcgacaatatcatattgtgtacgATAAGATTTACCATGTTCTTGTCacaaatttactattatattgtGTACGGCAAGATTTTCCTTGTTCTTGCTACAATTTGCTATTATGCTTCATGCTAGCATGCTTTATGCTATTATGCTAGCAAGTTTTACTCtagttattttcaaaaaaaaaaaagcatgcTTTACGATAAGCTTTATGCGGACACATCTTGtcgcaaagtttgcgtcattttgcttGCTAAGTAGATTTATcaatagatattaattattatgtagaagcatatttattattagcagaattatatatagataatatt is a genomic window of Monomorium pharaonis isolate MP-MQ-018 chromosome 7, ASM1337386v2, whole genome shotgun sequence containing:
- the LOC105835489 gene encoding sodium/potassium-transporting ATPase subunit beta-1 isoform X1, translating into MVILHDDEYYRNRVPEPDLGALRNFRRFVWNPDRRQLLGRSGKEWALLGLFYFCFFTVLGSLFVLQMWISIDYASKLERPFFLYSGLTPRSYFGSNFPLFRQLNFDSPGIAFKPNILLAKKSPIIWVDNSSANARPKRYVEALSDFLQEYNKSKEKYNTFTECNDGISIGSSTRTCFFDIETLGVCGQPPYGYTDPLQPCVLIKFNKRFNWVPIPYNKSSHLPENMPHALQKIIQFSNKFQIWLWCDGVNNVDKEHIGEIEYFPSPGFSVQYFPFVGQPDYLAPLVALRFKNISSFRLITVECSLWALNINKNAQNALDFQIILGEP
- the LOC105835489 gene encoding sodium/potassium-transporting ATPase subunit beta-1 isoform X3, whose amino-acid sequence is MVILHDDEYYRNRVPEPDLGALRNFRRFVWNPDRRQLLGRSGKEWGIAFKPNILLAKKSPIIWVDNSSANARPKRYVEALSDFLQEYNKSKEKYNTFTECNDGISIGSSTRTCFFDIETLGVCGQPPYGYTDPLQPCVLIKFNKRFNWVPIPYNKSSHLPENMPHALQKIIQFSNKFQIWLWCDGVNNVDKEHIGEIEYFPSPGFSVQYFPFVGQPDYLAPLVALRFKNISSFRLITVECSLWALNINKNAQNALDFQIILGEP